Proteins encoded within one genomic window of Dermatophilus congolensis:
- a CDS encoding DUF3107 domain-containing protein, translating to MEVKIGVLHTTRELSVESTLSHEEVQALVDKAVSQGAPLRLEDEKGRVVVVPAATLGYVEIGSPRKGGVGFGML from the coding sequence ATGGAGGTCAAGATTGGTGTTTTGCACACCACTCGTGAGTTGAGTGTTGAGTCGACGTTGTCGCATGAGGAGGTGCAGGCGTTGGTTGACAAGGCTGTCTCGCAGGGGGCTCCGTTGCGTTTGGAGGATGAGAAGGGCCGTGTGGTGGTGGTGCCTGCGGCGACGTTGGGTTATGTGGAGATCGGTAGCCCGCGTAAGGGTGGCGTCGGTTTCGGTATGTTGTGA
- a CDS encoding DEAD/DEAH box helicase, with protein MSDVTGAAGTDDVVTPDVEVPVGQEMPAFADLDIHPDIAASLADAGITHAFPIQASTLPVALDGGDIIGQAKTGTGKTLGFGVPLLDAVITEADPEFPELRHPGRPQGLVVVPTRELCVQVGDDLDKAGRRRGIRVERIYGGRAFEPQVEALRRGVDVVVGTPGRLLDLAQQGHLRLTEITVVVLDEADEMLDLGFLPDVERILALTPGSRQTMLFSATMPGAVVALARKYMDHATHIRAQSTGDDRATVSAIEQFAYRAHPMDKVEIIARVLQSEGRGRSVIFTRTKRQAAKVSSELSERGFAAGAIHGDLGQGAREQALRAFRHGNIDVLVATDVAARGIDVDDVTHVINFQAPEDEKTYLHRTGRTGRAGRTGRAITLVDWEDMPRWRLIDKALELGMPEPVETYSSSDHLFSDQDIEPGTKGRLPKDKRLLAGLSAEAVEDLGEPSRGRGRGSGRAGGRGRARGRGGAAGRVSRASESVSERSDSAGGADKPRRQRRRRRTRGGASGGASSGE; from the coding sequence ATGAGTGACGTGACGGGTGCTGCGGGTACCGATGATGTTGTGACGCCGGATGTTGAGGTGCCGGTGGGGCAGGAGATGCCTGCGTTTGCGGATTTGGATATTCATCCGGATATTGCTGCTTCGTTGGCTGATGCGGGTATTACGCATGCTTTCCCGATTCAGGCCAGTACGTTGCCTGTTGCTTTGGACGGTGGAGACATCATTGGCCAGGCCAAGACTGGTACGGGTAAGACGTTGGGTTTTGGTGTGCCGTTGTTGGATGCGGTGATTACTGAGGCGGATCCGGAGTTTCCGGAGTTGCGGCATCCTGGGCGTCCGCAGGGGCTTGTGGTGGTGCCGACGCGGGAGTTGTGTGTGCAGGTGGGTGATGATCTGGATAAGGCGGGTCGTCGTCGGGGTATTCGGGTGGAGCGGATTTATGGTGGGCGGGCGTTTGAGCCGCAGGTTGAGGCGTTGCGTCGTGGGGTGGATGTGGTTGTGGGGACGCCGGGGCGTTTGTTGGATTTGGCTCAGCAGGGGCATTTGCGGCTGACGGAGATCACGGTCGTGGTGCTGGATGAGGCCGATGAGATGTTGGATTTGGGCTTTTTGCCGGATGTAGAGCGGATTTTGGCGTTGACGCCTGGGTCGCGTCAGACGATGTTGTTTTCGGCGACGATGCCTGGCGCTGTGGTGGCGTTGGCGCGTAAGTACATGGATCATGCGACGCATATTCGGGCGCAGTCGACTGGTGATGATCGTGCGACGGTTTCGGCGATTGAGCAGTTTGCGTATCGGGCGCATCCGATGGACAAGGTAGAGATCATTGCTCGGGTGTTGCAGTCGGAGGGTCGCGGGCGTTCGGTGATTTTCACGCGGACGAAGCGGCAGGCGGCGAAGGTGAGTTCAGAGTTGTCTGAGCGTGGGTTTGCTGCTGGGGCGATTCATGGTGATTTGGGGCAGGGTGCGCGTGAGCAGGCGTTGCGGGCGTTCCGTCACGGCAATATTGATGTGTTGGTGGCTACGGATGTGGCTGCGCGCGGTATTGATGTTGATGATGTGACGCATGTGATTAATTTCCAGGCGCCGGAGGATGAGAAGACGTATTTGCATCGCACAGGGCGTACTGGGCGTGCGGGGCGTACTGGGCGTGCGATCACGTTGGTGGATTGGGAGGATATGCCTCGGTGGCGCTTGATTGATAAGGCGCTTGAGTTGGGTATGCCTGAGCCGGTGGAGACTTATTCGAGTTCGGATCATTTGTTTTCGGATCAGGATATTGAGCCGGGCACGAAGGGGCGTTTGCCTAAAGACAAGCGTTTGTTGGCTGGTTTGTCGGCTGAGGCTGTTGAGGATTTGGGGGAGCCTTCGCGTGGTCGCGGTAGGGGGTCTGGCCGTGCTGGCGGTCGGGGGCGCGCTCGTGGTCGCGGTGGGGCAGCTGGGCGGGTTTCGCGTGCGTCTGAGTCTGTGAGTGAGCGGAGTGATTCTGCTGGTGGTGCGGATAAGCCGCGTCGTCAGCGCAGGCGTCGTCGAACGCGTGGTGGGGCTTCTGGGGGCGCATCTTCGGGTGAGTGA
- a CDS encoding PHP domain-containing protein translates to MHTPRNLEDMRIDLHAHSTASDGTDTPTQLIENACRAGLDVIAITDHDTTNGWDEAATAATNNKITLVRGIEVSTSTNGINIHMLGYLHNPHHAGLLNALERARNSRQNRAQRIVERLATDLPITWNDIRSHIDDTTTIGRPHIADALIRARIVPNRDEAFRRYLHDGSPYHVPYESISPSEAIHLIRDAGGVPIIAHPFATKRRGRPITDDIIEELTDAGLLGIEAHHLDHTPEQATHALGLATQLGLIATGSSDYHGTGKTNRLGDHTTTPAALEAINAHAHGTPILQS, encoded by the coding sequence ATGCACACCCCGCGTAATCTCGAAGATATGCGCATCGACCTCCACGCCCACTCGACCGCATCAGACGGTACCGACACACCCACCCAACTCATCGAAAACGCCTGCCGCGCCGGACTGGACGTCATTGCCATCACCGACCACGACACCACCAACGGTTGGGATGAAGCCGCCACCGCTGCCACCAACAACAAAATCACCCTCGTACGAGGCATCGAAGTTTCCACCAGCACCAACGGAATCAACATCCACATGCTCGGTTACCTCCACAACCCCCACCACGCCGGCCTACTCAACGCACTCGAACGCGCCCGCAACTCCCGCCAAAACCGCGCCCAACGCATCGTTGAACGCCTCGCCACCGACCTACCCATCACCTGGAACGACATACGCAGCCACATCGACGACACCACCACCATCGGCCGCCCCCACATCGCCGACGCACTCATACGCGCTCGCATCGTCCCCAACCGCGACGAAGCATTCCGCCGATACCTCCACGACGGATCCCCATACCACGTTCCCTACGAATCCATATCCCCCAGCGAAGCCATCCACCTCATCCGCGACGCCGGCGGAGTGCCCATCATCGCCCACCCCTTCGCCACCAAGCGCCGTGGCCGCCCCATTACCGACGACATCATCGAAGAACTCACCGACGCTGGCCTACTCGGAATCGAAGCCCACCACCTCGATCACACCCCCGAACAAGCCACACACGCCCTTGGCCTAGCCACACAACTCGGCCTCATAGCCACCGGCTCCAGCGACTACCACGGAACCGGCAAAACCAACCGACTCGGCGATCACACCACCACCCCCGCCGCCCTCGAAGCCATCAACGCCCACGCTCACGGCACCCCCATCCTGCAGTCCTAA
- the lpdA gene encoding dihydrolipoyl dehydrogenase — protein MADHFDVVVLGAGPGGYVAAIRAAQLGKSVAVIEKKYWGGVCLNVGCIPSKALLKNAELAHTLTKEKKKYGIEGDATMSFGPTHKRSRQVSAGIVKGVHFLMKKNKITEIDGWGTLQAGNTISVEAEDGSTREVTYGDLIIATGATVRTMGIELSKNVVSYEEQILDENLPKSIIIGGSGAIGVEFAYVMANFGVDVTIVEFVDRMVPTEDADVSKELARHYKKLGVKVMTGTKVESVEDTGSGVKVTVSPAAGGQSQVLEAERMLCAFGFAPRTEGYGLENLGVKLTERGAIEVDDFMRTNVEHVYAIGDVTAKMMLAHVAEAMGIVAAETIAGAETMPIDYQTIPRATYCHPQIASMGLSEQQAKDAGYDVKTSSFPFSANGKAQGLGEGVGFVKVIADAAHNEILGVSMIGPDVTELLPAANVAVQWDLTADEVSRTVFAHPTLGEALKEAMHGIAGHMINL, from the coding sequence ATGGCTGATCACTTTGACGTTGTTGTTCTTGGAGCCGGCCCTGGTGGGTATGTGGCGGCTATTCGCGCGGCTCAGCTGGGTAAGTCGGTCGCAGTTATTGAGAAGAAGTATTGGGGTGGTGTTTGCCTCAACGTTGGTTGTATCCCCAGCAAGGCGTTGCTGAAGAACGCTGAGTTGGCGCACACGCTGACCAAGGAGAAGAAGAAGTACGGGATTGAGGGCGACGCGACGATGTCGTTCGGCCCGACGCACAAGCGTTCTCGTCAGGTGAGTGCAGGCATCGTTAAGGGTGTCCACTTCCTGATGAAGAAGAACAAGATCACGGAGATTGATGGGTGGGGCACGCTGCAGGCGGGCAACACGATTTCGGTGGAGGCTGAAGATGGCTCCACGCGTGAGGTTACGTACGGTGACCTGATCATTGCCACTGGTGCGACGGTGCGCACGATGGGCATTGAGCTGAGCAAGAACGTGGTCAGCTACGAGGAGCAGATCCTCGATGAGAACTTGCCTAAGAGCATCATCATCGGTGGTTCTGGTGCGATTGGTGTCGAGTTCGCTTACGTAATGGCGAACTTCGGTGTCGATGTGACGATCGTGGAGTTCGTGGACCGTATGGTTCCGACCGAGGATGCTGACGTGTCTAAGGAGCTGGCACGTCACTACAAGAAGCTCGGCGTGAAGGTTATGACGGGCACCAAGGTCGAGTCTGTGGAAGACACGGGTTCGGGTGTGAAGGTGACGGTTTCGCCGGCTGCTGGTGGCCAGTCGCAGGTGTTGGAGGCCGAGCGGATGCTGTGTGCGTTCGGTTTCGCTCCGCGCACTGAGGGTTATGGGTTGGAGAACCTTGGCGTCAAGCTTACTGAGCGCGGCGCGATCGAGGTTGATGACTTCATGCGCACGAACGTTGAGCACGTGTATGCCATTGGTGACGTGACGGCGAAGATGATGTTGGCTCACGTTGCTGAGGCGATGGGTATTGTCGCTGCGGAGACCATCGCTGGTGCCGAGACCATGCCGATTGATTACCAGACGATTCCGCGTGCGACTTACTGCCACCCGCAGATCGCTTCGATGGGTCTGTCGGAGCAGCAGGCTAAGGATGCTGGCTACGACGTGAAGACTTCTTCGTTCCCGTTCTCGGCGAACGGTAAGGCGCAGGGTCTTGGTGAGGGTGTCGGTTTCGTGAAGGTGATCGCTGACGCGGCGCACAACGAGATTCTTGGTGTGTCGATGATCGGTCCGGACGTGACTGAGCTTCTGCCTGCAGCGAACGTGGCTGTGCAGTGGGATCTGACTGCTGATGAGGTCAGCCGCACTGTTTTCGCTCACCCGACATTGGGTGAGGCGCTCAAGGAGGCTATGCACGGTATCGCTGGGCACATGATCAACCTCTGA
- a CDS encoding aminopeptidase P family protein has protein sequence MADTGASLESGAGTQQAGAKREQEAVSEHRSRPRSQAFVEFMASGWAPRQESLPQLAESARWAAARREALSAAFPGERLVIPAGGFKVRNNDCDYLFRPHSAFAHMTGLGADREPDAVLVLEPRAEGGHESVLYARPLLPRDSEASFSDSRYGEFWVGAAPTLESLAAELGVSTAHLDQFGDAVGKDLGAVSLRVLTGVDPVVDEQVAKARRDSANEQLLESAAEVDRQLEVKLSTMRLVKDEWEISQMREAVAATDTAFAAVVRQFPEAVRRGRGERWIEGTFGLYARHAGNGVGYDSICAAGDHANTLHWIKNTGEVREGDLVLIDAGVEVDSLFTADITRTLPVNGRFSPAQRKVYEAVLEAQEAGIAAAKPGATFKDVHEAAIAVIARYCEQWGLLPEGVSAQRSLQPDGQWHRRWMVHGTSHHLGLDVHDCQQALREDYMDGTLVPGMVLTVEPGLYFKADDELVPEEFRGVGVRIEDDIVITAEGCESLSKLPRSVDEVEAWMAPLLAGDA, from the coding sequence ATGGCTGATACGGGAGCATCGTTGGAGTCCGGAGCTGGCACGCAGCAGGCGGGAGCAAAGAGGGAGCAGGAGGCGGTGTCTGAGCACCGCAGCAGGCCTAGGTCGCAGGCGTTTGTTGAGTTTATGGCTTCGGGGTGGGCGCCTCGCCAGGAGTCGTTGCCGCAGCTGGCGGAGTCGGCTCGGTGGGCGGCTGCGCGGCGTGAGGCGTTGTCGGCTGCTTTTCCTGGTGAGCGGTTGGTGATTCCTGCTGGTGGTTTTAAGGTGCGGAACAACGACTGTGATTATCTTTTCCGGCCGCATAGCGCGTTCGCGCATATGACTGGTTTGGGGGCGGATCGGGAACCGGATGCGGTGTTGGTGTTGGAGCCGCGGGCCGAGGGGGGGCATGAGTCGGTGTTGTATGCGCGGCCGTTGCTGCCGCGAGATAGTGAAGCGTCGTTTTCGGATTCGCGGTACGGAGAGTTTTGGGTGGGTGCTGCCCCGACGTTGGAGTCGTTGGCTGCAGAGTTGGGTGTGTCGACAGCGCATTTGGATCAGTTCGGTGATGCTGTCGGTAAGGATCTCGGGGCGGTGTCGTTGCGAGTGTTGACCGGTGTTGATCCGGTGGTGGATGAGCAGGTGGCGAAGGCTCGTCGGGATAGCGCAAATGAGCAGCTGCTTGAGTCTGCTGCTGAGGTGGATCGGCAGCTGGAGGTGAAGCTGTCCACGATGCGTCTGGTGAAGGATGAGTGGGAGATCAGCCAGATGCGTGAGGCTGTCGCGGCTACGGATACGGCGTTTGCTGCGGTGGTGCGTCAGTTCCCGGAGGCGGTGCGCCGTGGTCGTGGTGAGCGCTGGATTGAGGGAACGTTTGGTTTGTATGCGCGGCATGCAGGTAATGGGGTCGGCTATGACTCGATCTGCGCCGCGGGTGACCATGCGAATACGTTGCATTGGATTAAAAACACTGGTGAGGTCCGGGAGGGTGATCTGGTGTTGATTGATGCCGGTGTGGAGGTTGACTCGCTTTTTACTGCGGATATCACACGGACTTTGCCGGTGAATGGGCGGTTTTCTCCTGCGCAGCGGAAGGTCTATGAGGCTGTGTTGGAGGCTCAGGAGGCGGGTATCGCCGCGGCTAAGCCGGGGGCAACGTTCAAGGATGTGCATGAGGCAGCGATCGCGGTGATCGCTCGGTATTGCGAGCAGTGGGGTTTGTTGCCTGAGGGAGTGAGTGCGCAGCGCAGTTTGCAGCCAGATGGTCAGTGGCATCGTCGTTGGATGGTGCATGGAACCAGCCATCATTTGGGTTTGGATGTGCATGACTGTCAGCAGGCATTGCGTGAGGACTACATGGACGGCACTCTCGTGCCGGGCATGGTCTTGACGGTAGAGCCGGGGTTGTATTTCAAGGCTGATGACGAGTTGGTTCCCGAAGAGTTCCGTGGAGTTGGTGTGCGGATCGAAGATGACATTGTCATCACTGCTGAGGGCTGTGAAAGCTTGTCGAAGTTGCCGCGTTCGGTGGATGAGGTTGAGGCGTGGATGGCTCCTCTTCTAGCTGGGGATGCATGA
- a CDS encoding general stress protein, producing the protein MSQQPSAGQEILNLEFPQSLALFDRYADAQKAVDFLSDEQFPVQNVMIVGTDLRQVERVTGRLTWPKVLGGGVLSGMWMGLFVGLILSMFEGGATLGLIGMAVGAGAVFGFIWAGLGYSMSRGRRDFTSVSQVVATKYELLVEHRAFGEAQALLSKMDGVRGALVTTGEPKRVQARPNPFEGMYGQKIDSSGKPVSSSDSSQAAAGSAADSPGADDASAK; encoded by the coding sequence ATGTCGCAACAGCCTTCTGCAGGTCAGGAGATCCTCAATCTTGAGTTCCCTCAGTCGTTGGCGTTGTTCGACCGGTATGCGGATGCGCAGAAGGCCGTGGATTTTTTGTCTGATGAGCAGTTCCCGGTGCAGAACGTGATGATTGTGGGTACGGACTTGCGTCAGGTGGAGCGAGTGACCGGGCGTTTGACGTGGCCGAAGGTGCTTGGTGGTGGCGTGCTGTCGGGCATGTGGATGGGTTTGTTTGTCGGGTTGATTTTGTCGATGTTTGAGGGTGGGGCGACGTTAGGCCTGATCGGTATGGCTGTGGGGGCTGGGGCGGTTTTCGGTTTTATTTGGGCAGGTTTGGGGTATTCGATGTCTCGTGGTCGGCGTGATTTCACGTCGGTGAGCCAGGTTGTGGCCACGAAGTATGAGCTGTTGGTTGAGCATCGGGCCTTTGGAGAGGCACAGGCGTTGTTGTCGAAGATGGATGGTGTACGGGGCGCTTTGGTCACTACTGGGGAGCCTAAGCGTGTGCAGGCGCGCCCAAATCCGTTTGAGGGAATGTACGGGCAGAAGATTGATTCCTCGGGCAAGCCAGTCTCGTCGAGCGATTCATCGCAGGCTGCTGCAGGCTCGGCGGCGGATTCTCCAGGTGCTGATGACGCATCAGCGAAGTGA
- a CDS encoding HpcH/HpaI aldolase/citrate lyase family protein, which translates to MATTPDPTLRPRRSVLYMPASNPRALEKATTLPCDSIIFDLEDAVAPENKPAARDAACAATQSGKYGHRELIIRVNAINTPWHHDDIAAAAAAAPDAIAIPKINTAEEIHAICAALEAAHAQPATAIWAMCETPLGVLNAPSIAAASPRLQALVMGSNDLIKELHAEDIPGRAPLMASMSWAVLAARAAKIAILDAVHNNIHDHEGFTTEATMARQMGFDGKTLIHPNHIAAANEIFSPTPTDIEHAHAIIAAWDAADGACIATHNGRMIEQLHVDAARRTLALAEAITTLENDTP; encoded by the coding sequence ATGGCGACAACACCCGACCCCACCCTGCGGCCACGCCGCTCAGTGCTCTACATGCCCGCCTCCAATCCCCGCGCACTGGAGAAAGCAACCACCCTGCCCTGCGACAGCATCATCTTCGACCTCGAAGACGCCGTCGCACCAGAAAACAAACCAGCTGCCCGCGACGCAGCCTGCGCCGCCACACAATCAGGAAAATACGGACACCGCGAACTGATCATCCGCGTCAACGCAATCAACACACCCTGGCACCACGACGACATCGCAGCAGCAGCAGCAGCCGCGCCCGACGCCATCGCCATCCCCAAAATCAACACCGCCGAAGAAATCCACGCCATCTGCGCTGCTCTCGAAGCAGCACACGCCCAACCCGCCACCGCGATCTGGGCCATGTGCGAAACCCCACTCGGAGTGCTCAACGCCCCCAGCATCGCCGCAGCATCCCCGCGCCTGCAGGCCCTGGTCATGGGTTCAAACGACCTCATTAAAGAACTCCACGCCGAAGACATCCCCGGCCGCGCCCCGCTCATGGCATCCATGTCCTGGGCAGTGCTGGCAGCCCGCGCCGCGAAAATCGCGATCCTCGACGCCGTCCACAACAACATTCACGACCACGAGGGCTTCACGACCGAAGCAACGATGGCCCGCCAGATGGGATTCGACGGCAAAACACTCATCCACCCCAACCACATCGCGGCAGCCAACGAAATCTTCAGCCCCACCCCCACAGACATCGAACACGCACACGCCATCATCGCTGCCTGGGACGCCGCCGACGGAGCTTGCATCGCCACCCACAACGGCCGCATGATCGAACAACTCCACGTCGATGCCGCCCGCCGCACACTCGCCCTCGCCGAGGCCATCACCACCCTCGAAAACGACACCCCTTAA
- a CDS encoding DedA family protein, producing MLLTGVSVLMGGAVAAGGAGGGMTQWIVGVMEALGAPGAGLLVALENVFPPIPSEVILPLAGFTASQGTLSLMSAIVWTSVGSLVGAWALYALGVVLGRDRLFRFFDWMPLVDVEDIEKAEAWFNRYGYSVVFFGRMLPLIRSLISIPAGLSRMPLLQFSVFSLVGSVLWNSVLIYAGFALGEKWDQVEQYVGYLQYVVIAAIVAFLGWYLVRYFRKHRAGGDA from the coding sequence ATGTTACTGACGGGTGTGTCGGTTTTGATGGGTGGCGCAGTGGCTGCTGGAGGTGCTGGCGGCGGGATGACGCAGTGGATTGTCGGCGTCATGGAGGCGTTGGGGGCGCCGGGGGCTGGGCTTCTTGTTGCGTTGGAAAATGTTTTTCCGCCGATTCCTAGTGAGGTGATTTTGCCGTTGGCTGGTTTCACTGCCAGTCAGGGCACGTTGTCACTGATGTCGGCGATTGTGTGGACTTCTGTCGGTTCGCTGGTTGGGGCGTGGGCGCTGTACGCGCTGGGTGTGGTTCTTGGGCGAGATCGGTTGTTCCGTTTTTTTGACTGGATGCCGTTGGTGGATGTCGAGGACATTGAGAAGGCTGAGGCGTGGTTTAACCGGTACGGCTATTCGGTGGTGTTTTTTGGCCGGATGCTGCCTCTTATTCGCAGTCTCATTTCGATTCCGGCTGGTTTGTCGCGGATGCCGTTGCTGCAGTTTTCTGTGTTCTCGCTGGTGGGTAGCGTTTTGTGGAATTCGGTGTTGATTTATGCCGGGTTCGCGTTGGGTGAGAAATGGGATCAGGTGGAGCAGTACGTGGGGTATCTGCAGTATGTGGTGATCGCTGCGATTGTGGCTTTCCTTGGTTGGTATTTGGTGCGGTATTTCCGTAAGCATCGCGCTGGCGGGGATGCCTGA